The stretch of DNA ATATTTGTCTTAATTTATTTCTGCTACTAATTATAATCCGAATAAATGTTCCCATAGTAGGAATCATATCATATAATTCATGATATAATGGGAGGAACTAAATGGGCGGTTCTTGTACTGCCGGCAATGGAGCGGGATGGATCGATGAGCTATGACAACAAGCCGCATTTCTCGGAGCTAACCTGGGAAGGCGATGAAAAAAATATGGCGGTGCCTTCGCGCGAAGACGTTCGGGCGGAGGAAGCGAAACGAGCGGCTGAAAGGGACAAGAATCGGAGCTTGGCGGAAAAAAGCCGGAATCTGACCGAGAGGCCTGAGCAGCTGAAGCTGTGGGATTTGGAGCTTCCAGGTCGCAGGGAAGGGAAGCATGACGGTCGCATAGGCGCGGCTGTGCCCCGAAGAGTCGAGACTGTACATTCAAAAGGGGGCGCCCCCCGTAAAGAGATACAGTCATATGAGGATCGGAATCATATTGCATCGGCGATGGAATCCCGGAAGGAGCAGCCCATGGCCGGCCGGGAGACTTCATCTCGGATGAATCGGTCTGTAACGGAACTTCCGACGTATCCGTCTACCGATCCCGCCAGGGATGACGAACCGGCTTCCGTCTCCCGGCCGGCTACGACGGAAAGCCAGTTCGTAGAGCGTGCTAGAGAGCTGGCCAATTATACCGAGGCGTCGGCTGATTTCGTCAAGTTCAAGAGCTACTGGCCAACCTATGGGCACATGACCGGTCCGCAGACTAAATGGTACTTTTATTGGCGGAATGAAGTACGTCACGGCCGTTATCCCGAAACCGATCTGTCTTATATTTTTCTGCATGTATATGAGCTGATCAATGGTGTCGGCTGGGATACGCCGCTGAACGGCTATGAACAGCTATCCGGATTATGGGAAGCGTACCGCGGCACCTTCAAACGTCTGGATCACTATCTAGGGGGCTGGATTGCGGATTTCTCCTTTATCCACGAATTGAATATTCCGCTGCGGGAAATTGTCGTCCGGGCCAAAGGTCTGGGCGGAGACTTGGCGGAACTGGAGCTGGCGCGCTGCCTTACGTCTACGCCGGAGCAGCTGACTTTGCCCGCACTGTCGCTGATGTCGGACTATGATATAACCAAATCGAAGTTCTACGCGGGTCCGGGGAATGAAACATTGGAACGCTTTGTTCCGAAGGTAGTGGCCCTAGTCGATGCTTATGTAAAGCGCAAGCACGGTACTTCGCTGCTTGAAATGTTCCCCCCGGACCCTCCGGTGACAAGGGAGCGCTACTTATTCCGCAGTGCCGTCTACGATATTTCCCTGTACGGTTATTCCATCCTCGTTCCTGTCATCCGCATCAGCAAATCCCCGCCGCTGCGGAGCCTGGTTACCCGTCTGTTTCGGCTTACGGAGAATAAGCTCCGCGCGCTGATGGACTTTCGGGGCCGCCTAAAGGGGATAACCATAGACAAAGACATCGAGGAGCTTGTCAGCAAATTCCTAGAACGGGAATTCCGCAAGGCGGAACGGGAAGAGAAAGGGCCGGATATTGTTATTGACAGGGACAGGCTGGAACAGCTGCAAAGCGACTCGAATGTCGTCCGTCAACTGCTGACGGTGGAAGAACCGGCAGAGGAGAAGCCCTCCGTTGATTGGTCTGTGACAGACCTGTCAACTGTGGAGGCGTGGATTCCGAAAAAGCAGGAGCCGGCGGAGGAGCTTCAGGCATCAGAGAGCGGGGCTAGAAACGAATGGGAAGCATTGGCCGAGGCGCTTAGTCCTTTGCAGCTTGAAGCTGTGCTGGCTCTGTCCGGACCGGAAGGCCCGGATGCGCTGCACAGACTGGCCGCTGCTCACGCGGCGCTGCCCGACCTGCTGATTGACGAAATTAACGAAATCGCTATGGATCTGCTTGGCGACCTGCTAATCGACGGCGAAGAGCTCTCGCCCGAATATGCATCCATGCTGCACTTTTTTAAGAGGTGAGACCTGAAATGAACGAACTTAAAATACCTAGAAGAATGACAACGGCACTGGTCAATTCCCTTACGGCAGGCGTTGTTCCCCGCATCGGGCTGGAGCATGTCGCCGTCGGCCGCCGCGCGGAGATCGAATCGATTCTGTGCGATCTTGACAACATTGCCGAAGGAGGCGCAGCCTTCAAACTCATTACGGGCAAATACGGCAGCGGCAAAAGCTTTCTGCTGCAGATGATCCGCAATTACGCGATGGACCGCGGCTTCGCAGTTGCCGACGCGGATCTGTCTCCCGAGCGGAGACTGGTCGGCACCAAAGGACAGGGACTGGCTACTTATAAGGAGCTGTTGAGCCACTTGTCCACCCGAACCCGCCCGGACGGCGGAGCGCTGGAAGCTATTCTGCAAAAATGGATTTCTTCTCTTCAGCAGAAGATTATGCAGGAACAGGGGATAGACCCCGGGAATACGGCTTTTGCCGCCGAAGTCGAGAAGGAAATTTATGCCGTCGCATCGGATATGCGCAGTCTTGTACACGGCTTCGACTTCGCCAAGGTGCTGGCGGCTTACTGGAACGGCCACAAGCTTGGAGACGAAGACCTTAAGCAGGACGCGCTGCGCTGGCTTCGCGGCGAATTCGCCACACGCACGGAATCCCGCAAGGCGCTGGGCGTCGGCGTCATTATCGATGACGACAACTGGTACGACTATATGAAGCTGTGGGCGGAATTTTCCGCAGCCATTGGCTACAAGGGGCTGCTGCTGTTCATCGATGAAGGCGTCAATCTGTATAAAATTACGAACAGCGTGTCAAGGCAGAGCAACTATGAGAAGCTGCTGACCATGTTCAATGACACGATGCAGGGTAAGGCGGAGCATCTCGGGATATTTCTCGGCGGAACGCCGCAGTTTGTCGAGGATCACCGGCGCGGACTGTTTAGCTACGAGGCGCTGCGGTCCAGACTTGTGGCTGGCCGGTACGGATTCGCTGCTCCGGGCAATTTTTCAGGGCCGATCATTCCGCTCGAGATGCTGTCTTCCGAAGAAATTCTCGTTCTGCTGCAAAGGCTGAGGGATATCCATGCGCTGCATTACGGCTATCCGTCCGCGTTGACCGATGAACAGCTTGTGCATTTTATGGAGGAAGCCTCGTCGAGACTCGGAGCGGAAGAACTGTTGACGCCCCGTGAGCTCGTGCGCGATTTCATGGATTTGCTGCATACGCTGCACGGCAATCCGGAAGCCTCCTTTGCGAGCCTCGTTGGAGAACGGACCGGAAAGTCCGATAAAGGCAAGGACCCATCGATGGACGATCTGCTGGCGGAGTTTGAGCTATGAGCGACAATCCGTTCTATCGGTTGGCGCCGTTTATCAAAGAGTTTATTTACAAAAACCGCTGGGAGACGCTGCGCGAAGCGCAGGTGGACGCCTGCCGGGTGCTGCTGGAATCGCCGGATCATCTGCTGATTGCATCGGGAACCGCATCCGGTAAGACGGAGGCGGCTTTTTTCCCTGCGCTGACGGAACTTTACGAGAAACCCTCTTCTTCGGTAGGGATACTATATATCGCCCCGCTCAAGGCGCTGATCAACGACCAATTTGCCCGGTTGAACGACCTGCTGCTGGAAGGCGGCA from Paenibacillus sophorae encodes:
- a CDS encoding TerB N-terminal domain-containing protein; amino-acid sequence: MGGTKWAVLVLPAMERDGSMSYDNKPHFSELTWEGDEKNMAVPSREDVRAEEAKRAAERDKNRSLAEKSRNLTERPEQLKLWDLELPGRREGKHDGRIGAAVPRRVETVHSKGGAPRKEIQSYEDRNHIASAMESRKEQPMAGRETSSRMNRSVTELPTYPSTDPARDDEPASVSRPATTESQFVERARELANYTEASADFVKFKSYWPTYGHMTGPQTKWYFYWRNEVRHGRYPETDLSYIFLHVYELINGVGWDTPLNGYEQLSGLWEAYRGTFKRLDHYLGGWIADFSFIHELNIPLREIVVRAKGLGGDLAELELARCLTSTPEQLTLPALSLMSDYDITKSKFYAGPGNETLERFVPKVVALVDAYVKRKHGTSLLEMFPPDPPVTRERYLFRSAVYDISLYGYSILVPVIRISKSPPLRSLVTRLFRLTENKLRALMDFRGRLKGITIDKDIEELVSKFLEREFRKAEREEKGPDIVIDRDRLEQLQSDSNVVRQLLTVEEPAEEKPSVDWSVTDLSTVEAWIPKKQEPAEELQASESGARNEWEALAEALSPLQLEAVLALSGPEGPDALHRLAAAHAALPDLLIDEINEIAMDLLGDLLIDGEELSPEYASMLHFFKR
- a CDS encoding ATP-binding protein; translation: MNELKIPRRMTTALVNSLTAGVVPRIGLEHVAVGRRAEIESILCDLDNIAEGGAAFKLITGKYGSGKSFLLQMIRNYAMDRGFAVADADLSPERRLVGTKGQGLATYKELLSHLSTRTRPDGGALEAILQKWISSLQQKIMQEQGIDPGNTAFAAEVEKEIYAVASDMRSLVHGFDFAKVLAAYWNGHKLGDEDLKQDALRWLRGEFATRTESRKALGVGVIIDDDNWYDYMKLWAEFSAAIGYKGLLLFIDEGVNLYKITNSVSRQSNYEKLLTMFNDTMQGKAEHLGIFLGGTPQFVEDHRRGLFSYEALRSRLVAGRYGFAAPGNFSGPIIPLEMLSSEEILVLLQRLRDIHALHYGYPSALTDEQLVHFMEEASSRLGAEELLTPRELVRDFMDLLHTLHGNPEASFASLVGERTGKSDKGKDPSMDDLLAEFEL